The DNA sequence TGCGGTTGTTTGATCATGGATGCGCGCTTTCATCCTGCGGTTCGGTCAGCAGCCACTCATGAATGCTGGCGATTTCAGCTTCGGTGAAGTTTGAAAAATTGGCGCGGGCAACTTCGCTCATCAGGCCGAGGTCACGATCGCCTGTGCCGATGCCGGTGTGCAGCAGCTTGATGAAATCGCCGAGCGAATAGGCCTGGCTGACGATGGCCAACGGTGGCACCATTTTGCCCTCGACCTCTGCGTTTGTCTGCAAATGGTGGCAATGGCTGCAGGTGTTGGCGACGAGATACTGACCGGGATTTTCTGGCCGGTGGGCAAGTTTTGGCCGGTCGTGGGGGGTATGGTCGGCCTCGAAGGGCAACTGGTCGAGCGCTAGGGCCAGCCGCCCGAGCGGCCCGAAGCTGGTGGCGGAGGGCAGGGCGTCAGCTGCCTCGGGCTGGGTGCGCAGCCAGGAGATGATGTTAGCGACATCGTCGTCGGCCAGATGCGCGAATGTCGCCGATGGCATCACCAGGGCTGCAGAACCATCCTTCTTGATGCCATGACGGATCAGCCGTTCGAGCTCGCCATCAGTGTAGGTGGGGGCGATGCGAGAGATGTTGGGCGCGACAAGCGTGCCGACCAATGGCGCCTTGAACAGCACGTTGCCGGCGCTGCGGTGGCAGCCGACGCACATGAAGCTGCGGCCGCGGCGGCTGGCCTCTTCGATTGGCAGGCCGGTGTCGGCATGGAAATCGGTGACGGCGACCTCATAGGTCTTGCCCAGCCGGTGCTCGGACCCGATGTAAATGGCCACGGCGCCGAGCGCGACGATGGACAGGGCAAACATTGCAATCCTGCGGAGAAGCTTTTTCATCGGATTTCGCCTGAAATGGACGGGTTGATGGAGCGAACGAGGTTGCCCCCAATTGATGGCGGGCCAATAGCAAAGGTTGCAATTCCGGTTCAAACACCATTCTTGCCAGCCGGCCCGGCAAAATTGCATAATGCCGCCTGGATCTGCCGGGATTGCGCTGATGAGCGACTGGAACGACATTCGGTATGTGTTGGAGGTGTGGCGGACGGGATCGACGCTTGCCGCCGGTCGCACACTCAAGGTGAGCCAGAGCACGGTGATGCGGCGGATTGCGGCGCTGGAGAGAGAGCTCGCGGTGGAGCTTTTCGACAAGCGCCGCACCGGCTACGCGGCGACTGCAACACTGACGGCGCTTCTGCCGCGTCTGCAGGCGGCGGAAGCCGCCCATCTCGCCTTCGAGCATGAGGCTGACGCCATCAGCCGGGATATTTCAGGGGCAGTCACAGTGACGGCGGCGGAACTGGTCTGCTCGATCTTTCTCAATCAGGCGATTGCCGAATTGCGACGCATGCATCCGGCGATCCGGATCGAGCTCATGGCGTCAGGTCGGATGCTTGATCTTGCTGCCGGTGAAGCCGATATCGCCATTCGCGCAGGCGGGCGGCCGACCGATAACGGACTGTTCGGCCGGCGGCTGGCGGAAGAAACCTGGAATTTCTATTGCAGCAGCAGTTACGCCCGTGCGCATGGAGTGCCGCGAAGCATCGCCGATCTCGCCGGTCATTCCGTGCTGGCGCCGCAGGACAAGAGCTTTTCACCGCAGGTAACCGGCTGGTTCCGGCAGCACATCCCGGACAGCGTCATCGTGGTGCGTCATACCGGCTTGGCCCCGGTCTATTACAGCGTGAAATCCGGGGTCGGGGTATCGGTGCTGTCGGATTTTCTCACCGCCGGCGACGCGGACCTGATTCATTGCTTCACGCCGCCCGAATTCAGCCGCAACGAGGTCTGGTTGCTGACGCATGAGCGGCATCGGCAGACAGCGCGGGTGCGGGCGGTGATGGGATTTCTGGGACGTTATTTCGACGGGTTGCGGCAGCGGGGCATGGCTGAGGCGGTATCTGCTGGAACCGGCCCTGACCAGGTGGCTGAGCTCTCATCCCTGGACAGTCCCGCTGATCCGGAAATCACAGACGTAGCAGTGCCCTGACAATCAGGACGTTCGCTTGCGCGCCGTCGATTTTCGCTTTGTCGTGCAGCTTTTGCTCCGGCGTGTCTTGGCGCGGGTGCGGGCCGGTTTCTTGCCGGTGAGCGCTTCGATCAGCACTTTTTCGATGGTCGATGAGGTGGTTGAACGCCTGCGCCGTGAAGTCGTCTTACGGCGGGTCGTCTTGCGACGCGTGGTGCGGCGGCGCTTGCGGGTCACAGCACCCTTGGCCGCTCCGTCCGCGAGGCCGTCGATGATGTCTGCTATCAGGCCCTCGAGAAACCCCGCCATGGCGAGGGTTTACTCAGGCACGCTGGTCTGCAGCGCCAAGGCATGCAACACGCCGCCCATATTGCCCTGTAGAGCGTTGTAGACCATCTGGTGCTGCTGCACCCGGCTCTTGCCCCGGAAGCTCTCGGAGACGACTTCGGCGGCATAGTGGTCGCCATCGCCGGCAAGATCGCGAATGGTGATCTGCGCATCGGGAATTCCGGTCTTGATCAATTTTTCAATATCGTCAGCATTCATGGCCATCTGTGAGGCTCCTGATTGGTCTATTCAGCGGCAAGGGCTGCCGGGGTGTCCATATAGGCAGGGAACCACGATTCATGGGTGGCGCGCAATGCAGATACGGGCACCGACAGAACCCCGCTGATGTTCAAATTGTTGCCTAAGGCTGTGCCAAGATGACGGAACGGTACACCCGCGCCTTCGGCGCTGGCCATGATATATCCCGAAAGATCCGCCGGTACGGTGATGACGTAACGGGCTTGATCCTCGCCAAACAGCAGGGCATGCGAAGGGCCATTGCAGCTCGACAGATCGATGTCCATGCCGAGATTCGACGCCATGCTCATTTCAGCCAGCGTCGCGGCCAGGCCGCCTGATGAAATGTCGTGACATGAGGTGATCTGGCCATTGCGGATTGCAGAGCGGACGAAATCGCCATTGCGGCGTTCGGCCATCAGATCAACAGACGGCGGTGCGCCTTCGGCACGGCCGAGGCAATCGCGCATCCAGGCGGACTGGCCAAGATGGCTGCCGTCAATGCCGATCAGGATCACCGCGTCACCGGTGCTGGCGCCGCCAATGCGGGCCATCTGGTTCCAGTTGTCGATCAGGCCGACGCCGCCAATGGTGGGTGTCGGCAGGATCGCTTCGCCATTGGTCTCGTTGTAGAGCGAGACATTGCCCGAAACGATGGGGAAATCGAGTGCCAGGCAGGCCTCGCCAATCCCCTGGATGGCCATCACCAGCTGACCCATGATTTCTGGCCGCTCGGGATTGCCGAA is a window from the Hoeflea sp. IMCC20628 genome containing:
- a CDS encoding LysR family transcriptional regulator, with amino-acid sequence MSDWNDIRYVLEVWRTGSTLAAGRTLKVSQSTVMRRIAALERELAVELFDKRRTGYAATATLTALLPRLQAAEAAHLAFEHEADAISRDISGAVTVTAAELVCSIFLNQAIAELRRMHPAIRIELMASGRMLDLAAGEADIAIRAGGRPTDNGLFGRRLAEETWNFYCSSSYARAHGVPRSIADLAGHSVLAPQDKSFSPQVTGWFRQHIPDSVIVVRHTGLAPVYYSVKSGVGVSVLSDFLTAGDADLIHCFTPPEFSRNEVWLLTHERHRQTARVRAVMGFLGRYFDGLRQRGMAEAVSAGTGPDQVAELSSLDSPADPEITDVAVP
- a CDS encoding BolA family transcriptional regulator; the encoded protein is MAMNADDIEKLIKTGIPDAQITIRDLAGDGDHYAAEVVSESFRGKSRVQQHQMVYNALQGNMGGVLHALALQTSVPE
- a CDS encoding c-type cytochrome, which translates into the protein MKKLLRRIAMFALSIVALGAVAIYIGSEHRLGKTYEVAVTDFHADTGLPIEEASRRGRSFMCVGCHRSAGNVLFKAPLVGTLVAPNISRIAPTYTDGELERLIRHGIKKDGSAALVMPSATFAHLADDDVANIISWLRTQPEAADALPSATSFGPLGRLALALDQLPFEADHTPHDRPKLAHRPENPGQYLVANTCSHCHHLQTNAEVEGKMVPPLAIVSQAYSLGDFIKLLHTGIGTGDRDLGLMSEVARANFSNFTEAEIASIHEWLLTEPQDESAHP